TATGGCATCGCTCCCATTGGCTTTACCCAGCATGTGACGACAGAGTTAGTAAGTTTAAGAGCTACCAGCCGGGGCTGTCCCCTCCTGGGTGCCTGGCTCCTGAATGCCATCCCTCAAGTTCATAGTGGGGGTAATCCTGTTGGGGTGAGGGATGCAGCCCCCTGTGGACAAAAGGGCTCAGCCTGTGCAGATGGTTGGAGGGGATGTggcactatggggctgtgcCCTCCATCTGTGTGACCCTGGTCTCATTCTGCAGGTGCTAAGGAACAGAGGGGTTTATGAAAATGTCAAGTATGTTCAGCAGGAAAACTTCTGGATCGGCCCCAGTTCAGTAAGTGATTCCCCACCCTGAGGCTCTCAGGGtgctcccttctcctctcccttgGCTACATGGCAATAATCCTAGTCccaacctgctgctctgctccttggtTCTCTGTCTATGAGCTcctcctgcctgctcccagagctctgcagcactccCCAGCACCAAAGCATCACCATGGGATGCTTGGGAGAGAGCCTGTCCTCTACCCCACCCTCCATTCGTTTGGGTGGGATCTCATCAGTAAGGCAGCAGTtgggaggtggggatgggattCAACCCTCAGATCTCCCCCTCCTTCCAGATCGACCTGATTCACCTGGGAGCCAAATTCTCACCCTGCATCAGGAAGGATCGCCAGGTGGAGCGGCTCATCCAGCGTGAGCGGGACAGGGAGCGTAACTCAGGCTGCTGTGTCCAGAATGACAAATCAGGCTGTATCCAAACACTGCCACAGGACTGCTCGGTGAGGGCATGGAATGCACGTGGGGCAGAGCAGTGCCCATATAGCCACACTCTGAGcatctccatccctgcaggaaaCGCTGGCGACGTTCATCAAGTGGCCCAACAACAACACGCCGACCATGGGCTCCGGTGAGAAGCGCACGTCAGGGGCTGTGTGTCACCAGGACCCCAGGTGGGTtgtgtggggctgggtttgCAGCTTGAATGCCTGCAGTTGATTTGCCTGAGGGGTTGGTGGCTCTTCCGTGCCATGGGGCAGTGATGAGGAAGAGAGAATTGGTGGGGAAATAGAGGTGAAGTCTGTTTTAAATGTGGTGGGTGAGACAGAAAGCTACATGAGGAGCATTGCTGTCCTGCCTGAGCTTGGCCCTgcctgcccccatccctgggCCGAGATAGGCAGGGACATGTGACATTATAAGGGGACATTCAATGGAGTTACCTGATGGCTGATCTGGCTGCAGAGTGTTTCACTGTAGGATATTGAGCATCCCTGAGTCTGCGAACCTTAAGGGAGGTGGCTGCAGGTCCCCTTCCTTTTGCCTGGCCTCAGGCTGGTGGCAGGGTTGTGCAAGGGGAGACTCTCAGTGACCTCTGCATCCTCCTCCTGTCACCAGGACATGTGAAGAACCAGCCTCAAACCCTCCCCACGTGTGGCCAGACGACATCACCAGGTGGCCGGTAAGAGCCCTTAGTGATATGCCCACTATCCCCACCAACACAGCCCCTGCAGGAGGTGAACAGCCTCGAGCATGGGGCTGTAGGGGGCTCTTAGCAGCCCTCGCACTGCAgttcctttcccttctcataGATCTGCACCTATGAGACAAAAACCAACCACACAGGCCTCCCTCACATGGACTGTCAGATCAAGGGCAGACCCTGCTGCATTGGCACCAAGGGCAGGTGAGGTACAGCCAGCAGGCACCAAGCCTGGGGCAGGGTGGCCAGTGTTCCCTGCACCCTTCTGGTGCTCCTTGATGCTCCCCATTGGTGTCCTGAGTTGTGCCAAGGATAGAGGAGGGTGAGGGAGGGACATGCAGTGACAGCAGGACCATGCACTGGGGGTGCTTGGAGCAGGGGGTGCCCCCTGCCCCAGGTGAGCCCCCTGCCCACCCTCTGCCCAGCTGTGAGATCACAACGCGGGAGTACTGCGAGTTCATGCATGGCTACTTCCACGAGGAGGCAACGCTCTGCTCACAggtgaggggctgtggggggaaCACAGGGGGTTTAGGGCGAGCAGCCTGGCTGGGCATCACTGTGTTGGCACTGGCAGGATGGGCTGCCACCCCATCACCTCCCACCCATGTCTGCCTTGCTAGGTGCACTGCCTGGATGAAGTCTGTGGCCTCCTGCCCTTCCTTAACCCAGAGGTCCCTGACCAGATCTACCGCCTGTGGCTGTCCCTGTTCCTGCATGCAGGGtgagcagcaggctgtgggCACCGGGAATGGCTTGGGATGGCGGCATCCTTTGGGACAGCCTGTCTGTGATCCCTGATGGGCTGGGAGGGGAGATGGGGGAGCACTCCCAAACTACAGCAATGCACGGCATCAATGGGGGACAGCTTGTGAGCTATCTCGTGGGTGGGAGGGGCTGTGGTAGGGCAGGGGTCTAACACTGATCCTTCACCTCCAGCATCATCCACTGCCTGGTGTCGGTGACCTTCCAAATGACGATCCTACGGgacctggagaagctggcaggaTGGCATCGCATCTccatcatcttcatcctcagTGGCATCACAGGCAATTTGGCCAGTGCCATCTTCCTGCCGTACCGGGCAGAGGTGAGGGCAGCTAGTGGAGATGGGGGGGGGCTCTCCCCATATCTTTGCTCCCCCCTCAATGAGCTCTGGGCTCAGGTTTTGCCAtgcatggggaggggggggtctATGCCCCACGTGCGGGGCTCGCATGGGTCATGTGCCCCACGTGTTGGTGTGTGCAGGCTGGCAGATGGCTaatctgctggcagcagagctggcaggctTTAGAGGGGATCACACCAAGCTCCCTAATCCCCCCTGCTGTGTGGGATGGGTGTGAGAGGCACCCAATGCCTGGCTCTGCCAAAACAGCACCAGCATCTCCCCATGGTAAATGTGTTCTGTGAGGGGAGACCCTGGGGATGTGGGGGCACAGCTGGGTGATGTAAGTGGGCTCTGACCTCTTGCAGGTGGGCCCTGCTGGGTCGCAGTTCGGTTTGCTGGCCTGCCTCTTTGTGGAGCTCTTCCAGAGCTGGCAGGCGCTGGAGAAGCCATGGAAAGCTTTGCTCAACCTCTCTGGCATCGTCCTCTTCCTCTTCGTCTGCGGCCTCCTGCCCTGGATTGACAACATTGCCCACCTCTTTGGCTTCCTCAGCGGCCTCCTGCTCTCCTTTGCCTTCCTGCCCTACATCACCTTCGGCACAATGGACAAATACCGCAAGCGAGCCATGATCATCGTGTCCCTGCTGGTCTTCCTGGGCCTCTTCACCTCTCTGTTCATCTGGCTGTATGTCTACCCCATCAACTGGCGCTGGATCGAGTACCTCACCTGCCTGCCCTTCACCAGCAAGTTCTGTGAGAAGTACGAGCTGGAGCAGGTCCTACATTAACCCATAGAGGGGCTGCGAGGCTGTGGCTTGCCTGCCCAAGCCCTGCTATAAGCCCAGGACAGCTTATGGGGTGAGGCAGCAGCTGGACCCCACGGTGCCAATCCTACTGTGAACATAATGCCCTTTTTGCATGGGGCACTTTTGTACCTACATCTCCTGGCCGTGTCCATCACCTCGGGGCTGACAGGGGCTCTGTGGCTGTATTCTGGTTCATCCCTTTCTCCAACCTGCCCCAGTGGGGATGGGGTCCTCCAGTACTTCTCAGCCCTGGGGTTTTTAATtctgggagggctggggggtgTTTTCTTGAATGGGCTTTTTGGGGACCCTGGTGGTTTCCCCACTGGAGGATTTTtggagttttgttttgggttttttctttttttgcagttctGACACTCTCAGAGCTGAGGattgaagttattttttggCCCCCTGTTTGTTCCCAAGGGCTCAGGAGCAAAGCTGGGCTCCTCGCGACAGGCTCCTTTctgggtgggggtgggatgggggtggtgCTGCTTTTAACATTCATCTCAGTGAGGATCCTGCTGGAAGTGGAGCACTGTGCTGGGATGTAAGCATAGAAGAAAGCACTCGAGTGGTTTTGTTCAGCTCCTCCTGGATCCCCAGGATGAGGCAGATTTTGGCTCCTCAGGAcccccctcctgctgcccccacTGTCACCTCTTGTCCTTCAGGGTGTAACCAGGTGGCTCATCCAGTGCTGTGGGTGACAGCGCTGCTAACAGGAGCAGCACGAGTCCCCCCATCAAAACAAGCATCTAGTCTAGGGCTCTCAGCCCCATGTATCCCCCCCTTCTTTGCCGCAGGCCGGCTGCAGCCCCATTCCTTGCTCCTCCAGCGCTGCTCCAGCCAAAGATTGGCCCCTCACCTCAGTTGTCTCCttttgatacttttttttttaattattattattattttttaagaaagccGTGGAATTTTTTTCACCCTGAATAAATTTCTACCTGTATTTAAAGAGCTCCACGAGGCCTCGATTCCCCTCCATGCTTTTGATGGGGAGGGGATTTGGCAGCAGTCAGTAGAgctgtccctgctctgctccctaATTCCCCTCTTCAAAACCCCTCCTGGGGCAGGGATTTGAGGATGGTTCTCTATCTAAATGATCCACAGAGCTTCCATCCCCTGCCCCAGGGCAGCATGGCCCCAATTGTGTGCTTCACCTTCCATCAGATACCCTGGGGCACATCTGACCCATTTCACTTCAATCTGAGCCACCCCAAAAGGCAGTGGATGGCTCTGGGCTGTTTGGCTGGACCCATCTGTGCATGGAGCTGGAGGCAAAGACAGGCAGGCGTGTAGAAAACAACCACTGCATCTTTATTTGCTGCTTCACAATAGACCCAAGGCTTTTGCAGGGGGCTCTTGCTGGGCAGGTGATGTCTGCATGCATGACTGGCCCTGCAGGGAGGATCCTGGCTGTGCaatttggggtggggggcacccCAGGGGTTTCGTGCT
The Coturnix japonica isolate 7356 chromosome 18, Coturnix japonica 2.1, whole genome shotgun sequence DNA segment above includes these coding regions:
- the RHBDF2 gene encoding inactive rhomboid protein 2, with the protein product MASSNKNGSSRSSSSRLQSKKPPNLSIVIPPSREAEDDGTRKEPSKVPIYRKSKSLQEPRSKGCDSSERRPGFRRQTSLSQSIRKSTAEWFGVSGDWEGKRQHWQRRSLQHCSMRYGKLKAAYRDMELPSQEVPSFQGTESPKPAKMPKIVDPLARGRPFRHPDDTDRPHTPHVLPPHTPGVASLASLGSARSGYGRLPRRKRLSVAHMSFRAAAALLRGRSVLEPLAEKQRSTKRSFMYPSFMDEDVMDTADTLDSSFFSKMDTHDETYSMPDDVFESPPLSATYLRMHSVGEDVRASPEVEQIALREGARLAAASAGPAPQRGRRIASKVKHFAFDRKKRYYGLGVVGQCLNRTYRRSLSSIVQSQLEITDSHRPYFTYWITFVHILITLLVIGTYGIAPIGFTQHVTTELVLRNRGVYENVKYVQQENFWIGPSSIDLIHLGAKFSPCIRKDRQVERLIQRERDRERNSGCCVQNDKSGCIQTLPQDCSETLATFIKWPNNNTPTMGSGEKRTSGAVCHQDPRTCEEPASNPPHVWPDDITRWPICTYETKTNHTGLPHMDCQIKGRPCCIGTKGSCEITTREYCEFMHGYFHEEATLCSQVHCLDEVCGLLPFLNPEVPDQIYRLWLSLFLHAGIIHCLVSVTFQMTILRDLEKLAGWHRISIIFILSGITGNLASAIFLPYRAEVGPAGSQFGLLACLFVELFQSWQALEKPWKALLNLSGIVLFLFVCGLLPWIDNIAHLFGFLSGLLLSFAFLPYITFGTMDKYRKRAMIIVSLLVFLGLFTSLFIWLYVYPINWRWIEYLTCLPFTSKFCEKYELEQVLH